A genome region from Hevea brasiliensis isolate MT/VB/25A 57/8 chromosome 7, ASM3005281v1, whole genome shotgun sequence includes the following:
- the LOC110647270 gene encoding mitochondrial import inner membrane translocase subunit TIM44-2, with product MASRKLVRDLFLYRQPLFLHLTSQQGSSARLRLPSTNGYSGYRQFGVFNELSKKVKGEATRNQEFQQSVKELKEKAEELKGAKDELKVRTKRTTEKLYKHVDGVWTEAEATAKKVSANVKEKISAAKEEVKETFKSGKEESSESTGTSDKDGADVKDDRKAASGQETDKRTETRDNAETIFGKFKSSVPSSKVSLAFQRLKEAKVTDFVKKGYDVVKDELYGNPSKRKHLEFTPPPSFKGETSTRTDIAVLPTKQSRWSKKWEAFRKKMQGHPLFKHFAGFSEPVVTKSQEIAEDMRERWETSDNPIVHKIQDVSDTIFQETDAAASLKEIRRRDPSFSLMDFVAEVQEAVRPVLIAYMKGDLETLKKYCSPEVITRCEAEHKAFQSHGIFFDNKILHVSEVEVRETKMMGTSPIIIVAFQTQQVHCVRDRNGAITEGGKDTIHTVYYAWAMQQVDPEELGEGAIYPIWKLREMQQLGIQALI from the exons ATGGCTAGTAGGAAGCTGGTTCGAGATTTGTTCCTTTATAGGCAGCCCCTTTTTCTTCACCTAACGTCTCAACAG GGTTCAAGTGCGAGATTACGGTTGCCATCGACAAATGGGTACTCGGGTTATCGTCAATTTGGTGTATTCAATGAATTGTCCAAGAAAGTAAAAGGAGAGGCCACTAG AAATCAAGAATTTCAACAGTCAGTCAAGGAGCTGAAGGAGAAAGCAGAAGAACTGAAAGGAGCGAAAGATGAGCTGAAAGTTAG AACGAAGCGGACAACTGAGAAGCTGTACAAGCATGTGGATGGTGTTTGGACAGAGGCTGAAGCTACAGCAAAAAAG GTTTCTGCCAATGTTAAAGAGAAGATTTCAGCTGCAAAAGAGGAG GTCAAAGAAACTTTTAAAAGTGGGAAGGAAGAGTCTTCTGAGTCCACTGGCACTTCGGATAAAGATGGTGCAGATGTAAAAGATGATAGGAAGGCCGCATCTGGTCAAGAGACAGACAAACGAACTGAGACTAGAGATAATGCAGAGACTATTTTTGGAAAATTTAAGTCAAGTGTACCTTCCTCAAAGGTATCTTTAGCCTTCCAGAGATTGAAGGAAGCAAAGGTCACCGACTTTGTGAAGAAGGGGTATGATGTTGTGAAGGATGAGTTATATGGTAATCCTAGTAAGAGAAAACACCTGGAATTTACCCCCCCTCCTTCCTTCAAAGGTGAAACAAGCACAAGAACTGACATTGCTGTTCTACCCACAAAGCAGTCTCGATGGAGTAAAAAATGGGAGGCATTTAGAAAAAAG ATGCAAGGCCATCCTTTATTCAAGCATTTTGCTGGCTTTAGTGAGCCTGTTGTAACGAAGAGTCAAGAG ATAGCAGAGGACATGCGGGAAAGATGGGAGACCAGTGATAATCCTATTGTTCACAAAATTCAGGA TGTTAGTGATACTATCTTTCAAGAAACCGATGCCGCGGCATCATTGAAGGAAATACGTCGTCGAGATCC ATCATTCTCTTTAATGGATTTTGTGGCTGAAGTTCAGGAAGCTGTTAGACCTGTCCTTATTGCTTACATGAAG GGAGACTTGGAAACTTTGAAGAAGTACTGCAGCCCTGAAGTCATTACTCGTTGTGAGGCAGAGCACAAGGCTTTTCAGAGCCATGGTATATTTTTTGATAACAAG ATTCTACATGTATCAGAGGTCGAAGTAAGAGAGACCAAAATGATGGGAACCTCCCCAATAATTATTGTAGCG TTCCAAACACAGCAAGTCCACTGTGTACGTGATCGAAATGGTGCAATAACAGAAGGGGGCAAG GATACAATCCACACTGTTTACTATGCATGGGCTATGCAACAAGTAGATCCAGAAGAACTCGGGGAAGGCGCTATCTACCCAATATGGAAGCTAAGAGAGATGCAGCAACTTGGTATCCAAGCCCTCATCTAG
- the LOC110647273 gene encoding legumin A-like, producing the protein MTSSNALVWPSSSTPLKPLALSSSNAPQIMYVIKGRGVLGIVIPGCPETLQGNKDQDRHQKINYHGKGDIVAVPGGLPIWLFNNGSEDVVALSVLGTTNSANQLDMTPRRFYLAGNPEDEFPQQHESRFERGQQQYSLRRPRQRQQGSCNNLFCVMGESLISEAFDIDSSIARKLRGENDNGGNIVKVRDKLNLVKPISKSDGEREEKQKRENPRGGGGRGGCYDAAKLEMNGHSISYVTRGSARVQVVNEKGRSVFDGNVTKGQVLVVPQDYVAATCANSDRFEHIVLNTNGNAKINPVVGRTRSSGPFRVTCSPTHSVFGEMMQ; encoded by the exons ATGACCAGTTCCAATGCGCTGGTGTGGCCGTCGTCAAGCACACCATTAAAACCTCTGGCCTTATCCTCCAGCAATGCTCCCCAAATCATGTACGTTATCAAAG GTAGAGGAGTGTTAGGGATCGTAATTCCTGGATGCCCCGAAACTTTACAGGGCAATAAGGACCAGGACAGGCACCAGAAGATTAATTATCACGGTAAGGGCGATATTGTTGCTGTGCCTGGTGGATTACCCATTTGGCTCTTCAACAACGGCAGTGAAGACGTTGTTGCCCTTTCTGTCCTTGGCACAACCAACAGTGCCAACCAGCTTGACATGACGCCTAGA AGGTTCTATCTAGCTGGTAACCCAGAAGATGAGTTCCCACAACAACATGAAAGCAGATTTGAGCGTGGCCAGCAACAATATTCCCTTCGTCGCCCTCGCCAGCGACAACAGGGCTCTTGCAACAATCTTTTCTGTGTAATGGGTGAGAGTTTAATCTCTGAAGCTTTCGATATCGactcaagcattgctagaaaacTTCGTGGAGAGAATGACAACGGGGGTAACATTGTGAAAGTGAGAGATAAACTTAACCTAGTCAAGCCAATATCCAAGAGTGATGGAGAGAGGGAGGAGAAACAAAAGCGAGAAAACccaagaggaggaggaggaagaggAG GATGCTATGATGCTGCCAAGCTGGAAATGAACGGCCACAGCATAAGCTACGTGACAAGGGGTAGTGCGCGGGTTCAGGTGGTTAATGAGAAAGGAAGAAGTGTGTTCGACGGCAATGTAACGAAAGGGCAGGTCCTGGTGGTGCCACAAGACTATGTAGCAGCTACGTGTGCGAATAGTGACAGATTCGAACATATAGTCCTCAATACCAATGGCAATGCGAAGATCAACCCTGTTGTTGGCCGCACTCGTTCATCCGGGCCATTCCGAGTGACGTGCTCACCAACGCATTCGGTCTTCGGGGAAATGATGCAATGA
- the LOC110647269 gene encoding pre-mRNA-splicing factor SLU7-A: protein MATASVAFKSREDHRKQIELEEARKAGLAPAEVDEDGKEINPHIPQYMSSAPWYLDNSQKPSLRHQRKWKSDPNYSKSWYDRGAKVYQAEKYRKGACENCGAMTHDAKSCMERPRKVGAKWTNKHIAPDEKVESFELDYDGKRDRWNGYDTSSYARVVERYEARDAARSKHLKEQQLKKLEEKNSNESDEALASDEDNYEDDLRVDEAKVDESKQMDFAKVEKRVRTTGGGSTGTVRNLRIREDTAKYLLNLDVNSAHYDPKTRSMREDPLPDADPNEKFYGGDNQYRNSGQALEFKQLNIHAWDAFDKGQDIHMQAAPSQAELLYKNYKVIKEKLKTQTKDTIMEKYGNAASEEELPRELLLGQSERQVEYDRAGRIIKGQETVLPKSKYEEDVYINNHTSVWGSWWKDHQWGYKCCKQTIRNSYCTGAAGIKAAEAATDLMKANIAHKEATEELPAPVEEKRLATWGTEVPDDLVLDEKLLAEALRKENERKKEEKDERKRKYNVRWNDEVTPEDMEAYRMTKIHHDDPMKNFLR, encoded by the exons ATGGCAACCGCATCAG TTGCATTTAAGTCTAGGGAGGATCATAGGAAGCAAATTGAATTGGAAGAAGCGCGTAAAGCAGGGCTTGCACCTGCTGAAGTTGACGAGGATGGAAAGGAGATTAATCCTCATATTCCTCAGTATATGTCTTCTGCGCCTTGGTATCTTGATAATTCTCAGAAACCT AGCTTGAGACATCAAAGGAAGTGGAAATCAGATCCAAATTATTCAAAATCATGGTATGACAGAGGTGCAAAAGTTTATCAAGCTGAAAAATACAGGAAGGGTGCATGTGAAAA TTGTGGAGCCATGACACATGATGCAAAGTCATGCATGGAAAGACCTCGGAAAGTGGGGGCTAAGTGGACTAATAAACACATTGCTCCAGATGAAAAAGTAGAGTCCTTCGAGCTTGATTATGATGGTAAGCGTGACCGATGGAATGGATATGATACATCAAGTTATGCCCGTGTTGTTGAGAGATATGAAGCACGAGATGCAGCTCGAAGTAAGCATCTTAAGGAACAGCAGCTTAAGAAGTTGGAAGAGAAAAATAGCAACGAAAGTGATGAGGCTCTGGCTAGTGATGAGGACAACTATGAAGATGATTTGAGGGTGGATGAAGCCAAAGTTGATGAGAGCAAACAAATGGATTTTGCGAAGGTAGAGAAGCGTGTACGCACAACTGGTGGTGGGAGCACAGGGACTGTCAG gaatttgcgTATACGGGAGGATACAGCAAAATATCTTTTAAATCTTGATGTCAACTCTGCCCATTATGATCCCAAAACCCGGTCAATGCGTGAGGATCCTCTTCCAGATGCTGATCCTAATGAGAAGTTCTATGGG GGAGATAATCAATACAGAAATAGCGGTCAAGCTTTGGAGTTCAAGCAGCTGAATATTCATGCTTGGGACGCATTCGATAAGGGACAAGATATTCACATGCAAGCAGCTCCATCCCAAGCAGAGTTGCTATATAAGAATTATAAGGTCATAAAGGAGAAGTTGAAGACCCAAACAAAGGACACGATTATGGAGAAGTATGGTAATGCTGCCAGTGAAGAAGAACTCCCAAGAGAGCTTTTACTAGGACAAAGTGAAAGACAAGTTGAATATGACCGTGCTGGACGGATCATAAAGGGGCAG GAGACTGTGCTTCCCAAAAGCAAGTATGAAGAAGATGTTTACATTAACAACCACACAAGTGTGTGGGGTTCATGGTGGAAGGATCATCAATGGGGCTACAAGTGCTGCAAGCAGACAATTCGGAACAGCTATTGCACAGGTGCTGCTGGAATTAAGGCTGCCGAGGCTGCAACTGATCTCATGAAGGCTAATATTGCCCACAAAGAGGCTACTGAAG AGTTGCCAGCACCAGTGGAGGAGAAGAGGCTTGCTACTTGGGGAACTGAGGTTCCGGATGATTTGGTTTTGGATGAGAAGTTGCTTGCTGAAGCACTTAGAAAG GAGAatgagagaaagaaagaagagaaagaCGAAAGGAAACGGAAGTACAATGTTAGATGGAATGATGAG GTTACCCCCGAAGATATGGAGGCTTATAGGATGACAAAAATACATCACGATGACCCAATGAAGAATTTCCTCCGCTGA
- the LOC110647278 gene encoding protodermal factor 1, whose translation MERSFSLSRLLLVTLFLAATRAAASRPGFLFTRARGRCTPQYWSSRREDWPRMVPQTSTVSNVFGSRTFERYRSGLTLLESTGRNDDENAFAGLLKQGSAALLNSYARKGFPYAAWEVKTLFIQALVSEEAAARQAKFFSIANEACN comes from the exons ATGGAGAGGTCTTTTTCGTTGAGTCGACTACTGCTCGTTACTCTCTTTCTTGCAGCTACAAGAGCAGCAGCTTCAAGACCTGGGTTTCTCTTCACAAGAGCCAGAGGAAGATGCACTCCACA GTACTGGAGCAGCAGGAGAGAGGATTGGCCAAGGATGGTCCCACAGACGTCGACGGTATCGAACGTGTTTGGGTCGAGAACGTTTGAGCGGTACAGATCTGGATTGACGTTGTTAGAATCAACGGGTAGGAACGATGATGAGAATGCGTTCGCTGGGTTGTTAAAGCAGGGGAGTGCAGCCCTTCTCAACTCTTATGCTAGAAAGGGGTTTCCATATGCAGCTTGGGAAGTGAAGACTCTGTTTATACAAGCATTGGTCTCGGAGGAGGCTGCAGCCAGACAAGCCAAATTCTTCTCTATTGCCAATGAGGCTTGTAACTAG